A stretch of Spirosoma oryzicola DNA encodes these proteins:
- a CDS encoding response regulator, giving the protein MPSDYLSSHLNRTFPILVIEDNTDDQLLIGYSLRTCMPQAEPFFVTSAAEALTYLKSCQSKPLSFPKIVLLDILLPSIEDGLQLLKEIKTLYRSLPIVALSGNSNDNTVLDTYEMGIHSYMNKPSSLEEWEINFLIFKAYWTNVVTLPANRLF; this is encoded by the coding sequence ATGCCCTCTGACTACTTAAGTAGCCACCTTAATCGCACTTTTCCCATATTAGTCATTGAAGATAATACGGATGATCAACTTCTAATTGGCTACAGTCTACGAACTTGCATGCCCCAGGCTGAGCCTTTTTTTGTCACTTCCGCGGCAGAAGCATTGACCTACTTAAAGAGCTGCCAGTCAAAGCCGCTTTCTTTCCCCAAGATTGTACTACTCGATATATTATTACCTTCTATTGAAGATGGCTTACAACTTCTTAAAGAGATAAAGACACTCTATCGTAGCTTACCCATTGTAGCGTTAAGTGGCAATAGTAATGATAATACCGTCTTAGATACTTATGAGATGGGCATCCATTCATACATGAACAAACCATCTAGTCTAGAAGAATGGGAAATCAATTTCCTTATTTTTAAAGCTTACTGGACAAATGTTGTCACACTGCCAGCCAATAGGCTTTTTTGA
- a CDS encoding phage integrase SAM-like domain-containing protein — protein sequence MLNYMYINFYPRKSTTDPEQCSINLRVTINQERLTLGAVTAICGLGFPKSVMIERKCWDERKGRVKQGTPHATMINQAIAECEKKLDKLYAQHEGFDVHMTANSLKELFLNGGRIRPTMSDLMGAFIDEREKLKARQSTIDTYRFKFRPLLAFLTARNYLTKAAEEFTPGILKEYRLYLITERGNGDRNADKSCQVVKTLLLWAAGAERIKINPLLNIRIRVDKTPNLECLTQAELEILHNADLMPDMREVADCFRFACYTGLAYQDMGAVTEENVQEIEGRLCIVGNRLKTGTEYCIPITKPVWELMQKYENLSIPLPKLDDYNPTLRQIMHFLGIKKRITSHTARKTFADWCINELGLSEEATIVAMGQKDAKELKPYRRTRPKRLLSEFPKEWLKKE from the coding sequence ATGCTTAATTACATGTACATCAATTTCTATCCGCGCAAGTCAACAACTGATCCGGAACAATGCTCCATTAACCTCCGTGTAACGATTAATCAGGAACGATTGACTCTTGGCGCTGTTACGGCCATCTGCGGGTTAGGTTTCCCAAAATCGGTAATGATCGAGCGAAAGTGTTGGGATGAACGGAAGGGGAGAGTCAAACAGGGTACGCCACACGCTACAATGATTAACCAGGCTATTGCTGAATGTGAAAAGAAGCTTGATAAACTCTACGCGCAGCACGAAGGCTTTGACGTGCACATGACGGCCAACAGTCTGAAAGAATTATTCCTCAATGGCGGACGCATCCGGCCTACCATGTCAGATCTGATGGGAGCCTTTATTGACGAGCGGGAAAAGCTCAAAGCTCGCCAATCGACGATTGATACCTACCGCTTTAAGTTTCGGCCCCTGCTCGCCTTTCTGACCGCCCGAAACTACCTGACAAAAGCCGCCGAGGAATTTACGCCAGGCATCTTAAAAGAATATCGATTGTATCTAATCACCGAACGTGGGAATGGGGACAGGAACGCCGATAAAAGCTGTCAGGTTGTAAAAACCTTGCTTCTGTGGGCCGCTGGTGCGGAGCGTATCAAAATCAATCCTCTGCTTAATATTCGTATCCGCGTGGACAAAACCCCAAACCTGGAGTGTTTAACGCAGGCAGAATTAGAGATTCTGCACAATGCGGACCTAATGCCCGACATGCGGGAAGTCGCCGATTGTTTCCGGTTTGCCTGTTATACGGGCCTTGCTTATCAGGATATGGGGGCGGTCACTGAGGAAAACGTTCAGGAAATCGAAGGCAGACTCTGTATTGTCGGCAACCGGCTGAAAACAGGCACTGAGTACTGTATCCCGATCACAAAGCCAGTCTGGGAGTTGATGCAGAAGTACGAAAACCTGAGTATCCCATTACCAAAACTGGACGATTACAACCCGACGCTTCGCCAGATCATGCACTTTCTTGGTATCAAAAAGCGGATTACCTCACACACAGCGCGGAAAACGTTTGCCGACTGGTGTATCAATGAGCTAGGATTGTCAGAAGAGGCTACCATCGTAGCGATGGGGCAGAAGGACGCCAAAGAGCTGAAGCCTTACCGCAGAACCAGACCGAAGCGTTTACTCTCTGAATTTCCGAAGGAATGGCTAAAAAAAGAGTAG
- a CDS encoding replicative DNA helicase, with product MKYELVPNHLVNVDEQLEATVLGSVLNEPSMAGVMLKYIRKPAVFYNQLHQLVYEAIATLYLQSEPIDLVIINRHLRTQKADEAIDYYYLTELSNKGYLNIIDSHCLSLLQLSIKRYLSQYGADLRKSALDPSSDPVALLSKLNEDADAIMGNLTSMRKKTANDYMKEVYDDIIEKQSGRKKGITFGVKEIDERTGGFPPGSYIILAAGTAMGKTGFMIHAIRHQCLVEKNAVGCVTIEMSGADYMARFFAAVSDYSNSELNRATTIDLNKLYNRTQVLADMPLHIHDVPLESLELQYIIREWVRRQNVKMVVVDYIQLVEDPRSLNTRERVSNISRSLRNLARELGIVIVAISQMSRDWERRKDFDKRPQLSDLKETSQLEQDATAVLFLFRPSKCGLQYEGGIVDEHTMELHALKLRGARATDRDDPWLLDYDGACNRIARYGTMRLGGFSALSGEEEDKPHF from the coding sequence ATGAAATACGAATTAGTCCCCAATCACCTCGTCAACGTTGATGAGCAACTTGAAGCCACGGTACTGGGCTCAGTGCTCAATGAACCGAGTATGGCCGGTGTTATGCTTAAATACATTCGCAAGCCCGCTGTATTCTACAATCAACTCCATCAGCTCGTCTACGAAGCCATTGCCACACTCTATCTGCAAAGCGAGCCCATTGATTTAGTGATTATCAACCGACACCTACGCACTCAAAAAGCGGATGAGGCCATTGATTATTACTACCTCACGGAGCTATCCAACAAAGGGTACCTGAACATCATTGACTCGCATTGTCTGTCATTGCTTCAGCTCTCAATCAAGCGTTACCTAAGTCAGTACGGTGCCGATTTACGAAAATCCGCACTCGATCCTAGTTCCGATCCGGTAGCCTTGCTCAGCAAGCTCAACGAAGACGCTGACGCAATTATGGGCAATCTGACATCCATGCGTAAGAAGACGGCCAATGACTACATGAAGGAAGTCTATGACGACATCATTGAGAAACAGTCAGGCCGTAAGAAGGGGATTACGTTCGGCGTAAAAGAAATCGACGAGCGAACGGGTGGGTTTCCGCCCGGCAGTTACATTATCCTGGCGGCAGGTACGGCCATGGGTAAGACCGGCTTTATGATCCACGCGATTCGTCATCAGTGTTTGGTGGAAAAGAACGCTGTCGGTTGCGTGACGATTGAAATGAGCGGTGCCGATTACATGGCCCGGTTCTTTGCCGCCGTATCGGACTACTCCAATTCGGAGCTAAACCGAGCTACTACGATTGACTTGAACAAGCTCTACAACCGAACCCAGGTGTTAGCCGATATGCCCTTGCATATTCATGATGTGCCGCTTGAGTCGTTAGAACTTCAATACATCATTCGGGAATGGGTACGGCGTCAGAACGTAAAGATGGTCGTCGTTGACTACATTCAACTGGTGGAGGACCCGCGTAGTTTGAATACCCGCGAACGGGTATCAAATATCAGCCGGTCCCTGAGAAACCTGGCCCGAGAACTCGGCATTGTCATCGTCGCTATTTCGCAAATGAGTCGGGATTGGGAACGAAGAAAGGACTTTGATAAACGGCCTCAACTGTCGGATCTGAAAGAAACCAGTCAGCTCGAGCAAGATGCGACCGCCGTCTTGTTTCTGTTTCGCCCGTCCAAATGTGGACTTCAATACGAAGGCGGCATCGTTGATGAACATACCATGGAGCTACACGCCTTGAAGCTTCGCGGAGCGCGGGCCACTGACCGAGACGACCCCTGGTTACTGGATTACGACGGCGCCTGCAATCGGATTGCCCGGTATGGGACGATGCGACTTGGCGGCTTTTCGGCTCTCTCCGGTGAAGAGGAAGACAAGCCTCACTTCTAG
- a CDS encoding LexA family transcriptional regulator: protein MQIDIAEQSVSKMLSGTRTLTDKTLAKVAKVLDIPFEVLKYGEGLEEYILKKPFKNEAIPIDFVDETDVVVSANGMEFRDLSNGMVLMTMPFVDEFAYASYPHGWKDPEYVIELPKYSIVLPTREKGFYRAFEVRGDSMSDGTMNSICYGDVAIGRLIEPDYWDQKLYTNGGTDYIVVTHDGVIIKRIMKHDVKEGIITCASINPDKDEYPDFTIRLSEVYELYKIRKIDRDWNRR, encoded by the coding sequence GTGCAAATAGACATTGCCGAGCAAAGTGTATCAAAAATGCTTAGCGGTACGCGGACGTTAACGGACAAGACGTTAGCAAAAGTGGCTAAGGTGTTAGACATACCATTTGAAGTGCTCAAGTACGGGGAGGGGCTTGAAGAGTATATTCTAAAAAAGCCATTCAAGAACGAAGCTATTCCAATTGATTTTGTCGATGAGACAGACGTAGTTGTCAGCGCCAACGGAATGGAGTTCCGTGATCTAAGCAACGGCATGGTCTTGATGACAATGCCTTTTGTTGACGAGTTTGCCTACGCCAGTTATCCACATGGTTGGAAAGATCCCGAGTACGTTATTGAACTTCCTAAATACTCGATTGTACTGCCGACTCGTGAAAAAGGGTTCTACCGGGCTTTTGAAGTAAGAGGAGATAGTATGAGCGATGGTACCATGAATTCGATCTGCTATGGTGATGTGGCCATAGGGCGGCTAATTGAACCGGACTATTGGGATCAGAAATTATACACAAATGGAGGTACCGACTATATTGTCGTTACACATGATGGAGTTATTATCAAGCGGATTATGAAGCATGACGTAAAAGAAGGAATCATTACGTGCGCTTCAATCAATCCGGACAAAGATGAATATCCTGATTTTACGATTCGGCTATCTGAGGTGTATGAATTGTATAAAATACGAAAGATTGACCGGGACTGGAATCGACGCTAA
- a CDS encoding tyrosine-type recombinase/integrase — MSATVKIILHSKEYNDGTHAVMLQCKVVSPAGTVWKRRTLCKVKVSQFDKSACRVIKHPNMLVLNVRIADAFNLAEKKLHTAQLEGRKIDPDQIIAEEAVISNPSALLLASCKKYVERCMQKGQIHTSEKYSSHMHKLAEYLGNDRFGNQIDIHMDDINEDWVLAWAAWLRHNGSKSDNTLHRRMAFLNTLFIDARRRGFTKADPMAFVEFKEAKVRKPKLTEAQLKQLESVELTGRQADARNTFMLQYYAYGSRISDALTWKKDNIRKEGDTWYLHYISMKTGDLIDVRLSEKAKVMIAYYLETVSGKFLLPWLAKFEDIPGKSDIENKMRLIAQIESKTQMVNVLLKEVAEKAGIEVNLTTHIARHTFATLADRLISDKRKISAALGHSKFSTTEIYLAELRQSDVNDAMDQLWH; from the coding sequence ATGTCCGCTACAGTCAAAATCATCCTCCACAGCAAAGAATACAACGACGGTACTCACGCCGTTATGCTTCAATGCAAAGTTGTGTCTCCAGCAGGCACAGTCTGGAAACGTAGAACGCTTTGTAAAGTCAAGGTAAGCCAATTCGATAAGTCAGCCTGTCGAGTTATCAAACATCCCAACATGCTGGTGCTTAACGTCCGTATTGCCGACGCGTTTAACTTGGCAGAAAAGAAACTACATACGGCTCAACTAGAAGGTCGGAAAATTGACCCTGATCAGATCATTGCAGAGGAGGCTGTGATTTCCAATCCTAGCGCTCTATTATTGGCTAGTTGCAAAAAGTATGTCGAACGCTGTATGCAAAAAGGACAGATTCATACTTCTGAAAAGTATAGTAGCCACATGCATAAGCTAGCGGAATATCTGGGTAATGATCGGTTCGGTAATCAGATTGACATCCATATGGATGATATAAACGAAGATTGGGTTTTGGCCTGGGCTGCCTGGCTGCGTCATAACGGTTCTAAATCTGACAATACCCTTCATCGTCGAATGGCCTTTCTAAATACGCTCTTTATTGACGCCCGTAGACGTGGATTTACGAAAGCTGACCCAATGGCTTTTGTTGAGTTTAAAGAAGCCAAGGTGCGAAAGCCTAAGCTCACCGAAGCTCAATTAAAACAACTAGAAAGCGTAGAACTAACCGGTCGTCAGGCAGACGCTCGTAATACATTCATGCTTCAGTATTATGCGTATGGTAGCCGAATCAGTGATGCTCTAACCTGGAAGAAAGACAATATTCGTAAAGAAGGCGATACGTGGTACCTGCACTACATCAGTATGAAGACAGGCGATTTAATTGATGTCCGGCTTAGCGAAAAGGCGAAGGTAATGATAGCTTACTACCTTGAAACTGTTTCCGGTAAGTTCCTTCTACCGTGGCTGGCTAAGTTTGAAGATATTCCCGGCAAGTCAGATATAGAGAATAAAATGAGATTGATCGCGCAGATCGAAAGCAAAACGCAGATGGTCAATGTCTTGTTGAAGGAAGTCGCCGAGAAAGCTGGGATTGAAGTCAATTTAACAACTCACATTGCTCGACACACGTTTGCAACACTAGCGGATCGATTGATAAGCGATAAGCGCAAGATTAGTGCCGCATTGGGGCACAGTAAGTTTTCCACGACTGAAATTTACCTGGCAGAACTCCGTCAATCAGACGTCAATGACGCGATGGATCAATTATGGCATTGA
- a CDS encoding helix-turn-helix domain-containing protein → MTPFEALAELPKLVEDYKRVATELKECQQELATLKDDQYVTWEWICQYFDISKSTAMLMLADEKLFVHGRQIKRFKKSAIIKFAERNSIKVNQLSQADG, encoded by the coding sequence ATGACTCCTTTCGAAGCTCTTGCTGAGTTGCCAAAACTAGTCGAAGACTATAAACGCGTGGCAACTGAACTAAAGGAATGCCAACAGGAACTGGCAACGTTGAAAGATGACCAATACGTCACCTGGGAATGGATCTGTCAATACTTTGACATCAGCAAATCGACAGCAATGCTTATGCTGGCAGATGAGAAGCTATTTGTTCATGGCCGCCAGATTAAACGATTTAAGAAGTCAGCAATTATCAAGTTTGCCGAGCGTAATTCAATCAAGGTCAATCAGCTTTCACAAGCGGATGGGTAG